A single region of the Biomaibacter acetigenes genome encodes:
- a CDS encoding CtsR family transcriptional regulator has translation MPNLADLIEDFIKDMFREMPGGILEIQRNEMANRFRCAPSQINYVLTTRFTMERGYFVESRRGGGGYIRIKKLKIREDEFLKEIIEYIGDSISGSEARAIIARLKEEGIISDREREILNAAINRYNLAIALPERDKLRARILKAIITAIMDFEARKGGEL, from the coding sequence ATGCCCAATCTTGCAGACCTCATCGAAGATTTTATAAAAGACATGTTCCGGGAAATGCCCGGAGGCATACTGGAGATACAGAGAAACGAGATGGCAAACCGGTTCCGGTGCGCACCCTCTCAGATAAATTATGTGCTGACCACCCGCTTTACCATGGAAAGGGGATATTTTGTGGAGAGCCGCCGGGGCGGGGGAGGATACATCCGCATTAAAAAGTTAAAAATAAGAGAAGATGAATTCTTAAAAGAAATCATAGAATATATAGGAGACTCCATTTCGGGCTCGGAAGCCCGGGCTATCATAGCAAGACTCAAAGAAGAGGGGATTATAAGCGACCGGGAAAGGGAAATCCTCAATGCGGCCATAAACCGGTATAATCTGGCTATTGCCCTTCCCGAGAGGGATAAGCTGAGGGCCAGGATATTAAAGGCTATAATTACCGCGATTATGGATTTTGAAGCCAGGAAAGGGGGAGAATTATAA
- the fusA gene encoding elongation factor G, producing the protein MKNYKSDMIRNVGLLAHSGSGKTSLAEAMLYTSGAIDRLGKIDEGNTTCDFDPEEIKRRISISTAFAPCEWKNNKINILDTPGYFDFVGEVKSAIRVVESGIIVTCAVSGVEVGTEQVQKFASEAGLPHIFFINKMDRENANFYKVLDQIRQFFGQKAVPFQLPIGAEANFKGVVDIVHQKAYTFEGKGVKECPIPEELKADMENYRSMLVEAVAETDDDLLTKYLEGEELSEEEIQKGLRKGVLSGQIYPILCGSALTNKGISLLMDTICDYMPSPQDRAVEKGVNPVTNSEEIRECKLDAPLSALVFKTMADPYVGKLTIFKVFSGKLQSDSTVYNATKGENEKIGQLYIMKGKKQENVAEVVAGDIAAVAKLQYTSTNDTLTDKDHPVVLSGIDFPRPVLSMAVQPKSQGDEEKISAGLTRLMEEDRTFEVIKNTETGQLLVSGMGEIHLEVLAGKLANKFGTEVLLDIPKVPYRETIRATVKVEGKHKKQSGGRGQYGHVWLELQPLESEDGFEFEDKIFGGAVPKQYIPAVEKGIRESLKAGELAGYPVVGVKAILYDGSFHPVDSSEMAFKIAASMAFKKGTSQAKPVLLEPIMDIEVVVPESYMGDIIGDLNKRRGRIMGMEPKDGMQHIKAQAPMAEMFRYATDLRSMTQGRGSFTSKFSHYEEVPAQLAEKIIEEANQAAG; encoded by the coding sequence TTGAAAAACTACAAAAGTGACATGATAAGAAACGTAGGCTTGCTTGCCCACAGTGGATCCGGAAAAACATCCCTCGCCGAAGCCATGCTTTACACATCGGGAGCCATAGACCGCCTTGGGAAAATAGATGAGGGGAACACTACCTGTGATTTCGATCCAGAAGAAATCAAAAGAAGGATCTCCATTTCCACGGCATTTGCCCCATGTGAGTGGAAGAATAATAAAATAAATATACTGGACACTCCGGGTTACTTCGATTTTGTAGGCGAAGTAAAGAGCGCCATCCGTGTGGTGGAAAGCGGTATTATAGTGACATGTGCGGTATCGGGCGTCGAAGTCGGTACCGAGCAGGTTCAAAAATTTGCCAGTGAAGCAGGTTTGCCCCACATTTTTTTCATAAATAAAATGGATCGTGAAAATGCCAACTTCTACAAGGTGCTTGACCAGATCCGGCAATTTTTCGGCCAGAAGGCCGTGCCCTTCCAGCTGCCCATAGGAGCCGAGGCCAATTTCAAGGGCGTGGTGGACATAGTGCACCAGAAAGCATACACCTTTGAGGGCAAGGGTGTTAAGGAGTGCCCCATACCCGAAGAACTCAAGGCCGATATGGAAAATTACCGTTCCATGCTGGTGGAAGCCGTGGCCGAGACCGATGACGACCTTTTGACCAAATACCTGGAAGGAGAGGAATTGAGTGAGGAGGAGATACAGAAAGGCCTCCGCAAAGGCGTGCTGAGCGGCCAGATTTACCCGATACTCTGTGGTTCCGCCCTTACGAATAAAGGTATCAGCCTTCTCATGGACACCATCTGCGATTATATGCCTTCTCCCCAGGACAGGGCGGTAGAAAAAGGTGTAAATCCTGTTACAAACAGCGAAGAGATAAGGGAATGCAAGTTGGATGCGCCGCTGTCAGCCCTGGTGTTTAAAACCATGGCGGACCCCTATGTGGGTAAATTGACCATTTTCAAAGTATTTTCCGGAAAGCTGCAATCCGATTCTACGGTATATAATGCCACCAAAGGCGAAAACGAAAAAATCGGCCAGCTGTATATCATGAAAGGCAAGAAACAGGAAAATGTGGCAGAAGTGGTGGCCGGCGATATCGCCGCCGTGGCTAAACTCCAGTATACCTCCACCAACGATACCCTGACGGATAAGGACCATCCTGTGGTGCTTTCGGGCATAGACTTCCCCAGGCCCGTACTTTCGATGGCTGTCCAGCCCAAGTCCCAGGGTGATGAGGAAAAAATCTCAGCAGGCTTAACCAGGCTCATGGAAGAAGACAGGACCTTTGAAGTTATCAAGAACACTGAAACCGGCCAGCTTCTGGTTTCCGGGATGGGCGAGATTCACCTGGAGGTGCTGGCAGGAAAACTGGCCAATAAATTCGGCACAGAAGTCCTGCTGGATATACCCAAGGTTCCATACCGGGAAACCATAAGGGCCACCGTCAAGGTGGAAGGCAAGCATAAGAAACAGAGTGGTGGCCGCGGCCAGTATGGGCATGTGTGGCTGGAGCTTCAACCTCTGGAGTCGGAAGATGGTTTCGAGTTTGAAGACAAGATATTCGGCGGCGCCGTGCCAAAGCAATATATTCCTGCTGTGGAAAAGGGCATAAGAGAATCCCTTAAAGCAGGCGAACTGGCAGGCTATCCTGTGGTGGGCGTGAAGGCCATCCTCTATGATGGTTCCTTCCATCCGGTGGACTCCTCGGAAATGGCCTTCAAGATTGCGGCTTCCATGGCCTTCAAGAAAGGTACTTCCCAGGCAAAGCCGGTGCTGCTGGAGCCCATCATGGATATAGAGGTGGTGGTGCCCGAGAGCTACATGGGAGACATCATAGGGGACCTCAACAAGCGCAGGGGCAGGATAATGGGCATGGAGCCCAAAGATGGCATGCAGCATATAAAGGCTCAGGCGCCCATGGCGGAAATGTTCCGCTATGCCACAGACCTTCGCTCCATGACCCAGGGCCGGGGTTCCTTCACCTCAAAGTTCAGCCATTATGAGGAAGTTCCAGCCCAGCTGGCGGAAAAAATAATAGAGGAAGCAAACCAGGCTGCGGGTTAA
- a CDS encoding UvrB/UvrC motif-containing protein — translation MICQECNMRPATVHITKIVNGEKTQMHLCEECARQKHLGFSMGMNPFDFDDVPGFSLGKLLSSFFEEPQQVRQKSDELKCDRCGLTFPRFTETGRFGCSNCYDAFKGQLDPMLRRIHGKTYHVGKVPHRSGSEIRLRNEINRLKRELQEAINAEEYERAAVIRDRIKEIEQKKNKE, via the coding sequence ATGATATGCCAGGAATGTAATATGAGGCCCGCTACCGTCCATATCACAAAAATAGTGAACGGCGAAAAAACTCAGATGCATCTTTGTGAGGAATGTGCCAGGCAAAAACACCTTGGATTTTCCATGGGTATGAATCCCTTTGATTTTGACGATGTTCCCGGATTTTCCCTGGGAAAACTCTTATCCAGCTTTTTCGAAGAACCTCAGCAGGTCAGGCAAAAATCCGATGAGCTAAAGTGTGACCGCTGCGGCTTGACCTTCCCCAGGTTCACCGAGACCGGGCGCTTCGGGTGCAGCAACTGCTATGATGCCTTTAAAGGGCAATTGGACCCCATGCTCAGGAGAATCCATGGCAAGACCTACCATGTGGGCAAGGTGCCTCACCGCAGCGGCAGTGAGATAAGGTTAAGAAATGAAATAAACCGGTTGAAAAGGGAGCTGCAGGAAGCCATCAATGCCGAGGAGTATGAGAGGGCGGCCGTGATCAGGGATAGAATAAAAGAAATAGAACAAAAGAAAAATAAGGAATAG